A single genomic interval of Passer domesticus isolate bPasDom1 chromosome 26, bPasDom1.hap1, whole genome shotgun sequence harbors:
- the LOC135286409 gene encoding hydroperoxide isomerase ALOXE3-like, producing the protein MATYKVTVATGDMVEAGTNNSISITLVGSYGESRQTTVSFLFLPGKERSLSVHCGQDLGPIVLIRLHKWRLFLEDAWFCKDVRVTAPNGTLYRFPCYQWLEGVTTVEVREGSGKKLVDDKLQILKEHRHRELAARQEAYRWKSFAQGWPRCLNVDSIFDLDSNIQFSRIRANNFTGFLIFQGASHFLSGFLLRRSSWKSLDEMRTIFSRTQGRDIVPEYVAKHWQEDDFFGSQFLNGNNPIIIHRCTTLPPKFPVTPEMVAGSLGGGTDLDKELQEGRIFIVDYKVLEDIPTDTIYGRQQYIAAPLCLLHQGTDGLLRPIAIQLSQTPGPRSPIFLPSDDEWDWLLAKTWVRNADFYSHQLLTHLLRTHLFGEVFAIATLRHLPTCHPLFKLLMPHFHFTLHINTLARSVLINQGGLIDKGSGVTYEGLLLVVQRGLEQVTYTSLCLPDDIQQRGMSHVPNYHYRDDGMSLWEAIESFVTGIVTFYYGGDAAVSGDTELQAWVMDIFTNGFLGRTSSGIPSSLQTVVELIKFLTMVMFTCSAQHAAVNNGQYDLGAFVPNAPSSMRHPPPTEKGQAFLQHFLDTIPEVATTANILVALILLSSQLKDRRLLGQYPEEWFTETEPRRLIRAFQGRLEEIRDRIEERNHLAELRYNYLNPLETENSISI; encoded by the exons ATGGCCACCTACAAGGTGACAGTGGCAACAGGTGACATGGTGGAAGCTGGGACCAACAACTCCATCTCCATCACCTTGGTGGGCAGCTATGGCGAGAGCCGCCAGACCACCGTCTCCTTCTTGTTCCTGCCAGGGAAG GAGAGGAGCCTGTCTGTGCACTGTGGGCAGGACTTGGGCCCCATTGTCCTCATCCGCCTGCATAAGTGGCGGCTCTTCCTGGAGGATGCCTGGTTCTGCAAGGACGTCCGGGTGACAGCTCCCAATGGCACCCTGTATCGCTTCCCCTGCTACCAGTGGCTGGAGGGGGTCACCACAGTGGAGGTGCGAGAGGGCTCAG GGAAGAAGCTGGTGGACGACAAGCTGCAGATCCTCAAGGAACATCGTCATcgggagctggcagcacggcaGGAGGCTTACCG GTGGAAGAGCTTCGCCCAGGGCTGGCCCCGTTGCCTCAACGTGGACTCCATCTTCGACCTGGACTCCAACATCCAGTTCTCCCGCATCAGGGCCAACAACTTCACTGGTTTCCTCATCTTCCA AGGGGCCTCCCACTTTCTGTCAGGGTTCCTACTGAGACGCAGCTCCTGGAAGAGCCTGGATGAGATGCGCACCATCTTCTCTcggacacagggcagggacattG TCCCTGAGTATGTGGCCAAGCACTGGCAAGAAGATGACTTCTTCGGTTCCCAGTTCCTCAATGGCAACAATCCCATCATCATCCATCGCTGCACCACACTGCCGCCCAAATtcccagtgacaccagagatGGTCGCTGGCTCACTGGGAGGTGGTACTGACCTGGACAAGGAGCTGCAAGAAGGTCGGATTTTCATTGTGGACTACAAGGTGCTGGAGGACATCCCAACCGACACCATTTACGGGCGCCAGCAGTACATAGCGGCCCCACTCTGCCTGCTTCACCAAGGCACCGATGGGCTCCTGCGCCCCATCGCCATCCAG CTCAGCCAAACACCAGGACCCCGCAGCCCCATCTTCCTGCCAAGTGATGATGAGTGGGACTGGCTGTTGGCCAAGACCTGGGTGCGCAACGCTGACTTCTACAGCCACCAGCTCCTCACACACCTGCTGAGGACCCACCTGTTTGGGGAGGTCTTTGCCATCGCCACCCTGCGCCACCTGCCCACCTGTCACCCCCTCTTCAAG ctcctcatgCCCCACTTCCACTTCACACTGCACATCAACACTTTGGCCCGCAGTGTCCTCATAAACCAAGGTGGTCTCATTGACAAG GGTTCCGGGGTGACCTACgaagggctgctgctggtggtgcagCGAGGCCTGGAGCAGGTGACCTACACGTCCCTGTGCCTCCCTGATGACATCCAACAACGTGgcatgtcccatgtccccaaCTACCATTACCGAGACGATGGGATGAGCCTCTGGGAAGCCATTGAGAG CTTTGTCACCGGCATTGTGACATTCTACTATGGTGGGGATGCAGCGGTGAGCGGGGACACCGAGCTGCAGGCCTGGGTGATGGACATCTTCACCAATGGTTTCTTGGGCAGGACCTCCTCAG GTATTCCCTCGTCGCTGCAGACAGTGGTGGAGCTCATCAAGTTCCTCACCATGGTGATGTTCACCTGCTCGGCGCAGCATGCGGCTGTCAACAATGGGCAG TATGATCTGGGGGCCTTCGTCCCCAACGCCCCGTCCTCCATGCGCCACCCACCACCCACTGAGAAGGGCCAGGCCTTCCTCCAGCACTTCCTCGACACCATTCCTGAGGTGGCCACCACTGCTAACATCCTGGTTGCCCTCATTCTCCTCAGCTCCCAACTCAAGGACAGG AGGCTCCTGGGACAGTACCCGGAGGAGTGGTTCACGGAGACGGAACCCCGGCGGCTCATCCGGGCCTTCCAAGGGCGGCTGGAGGAGATCCGGGACCGGATTGAGGAGAGGAACCACCTGGCTGAGCTGAGATACAACTACCTGAACCCACTGGAGACAGAGAACAGCATCTCCATCtga